One Gossypium arboreum isolate Shixiya-1 chromosome 13, ASM2569848v2, whole genome shotgun sequence genomic window, CATCTCTCTCTGTTTTCGTAGATCAAATGAAGAGCTGTGAGCTCTGTGATTTGGCGGCAAGGACGTATTGTGAATCGGACCAAGCAAGTTTGTGCTGGGACTGCGATGCTAAAGTGCACGGAGCCAACTTCCTGGTAGCGAGACACGTCAGGTGTCTTCTCTGTCACGCGTGCCAGTCTCTCACTCCGTGGAGAGCCGCTGGTTCAAAGCTTGGTCACACGGTCTCCGTCTGCGAGAGCTGCGTCGACGGCGGCGATCGAGAAGACACCGAAGCAGAAAACGATGATGAGGACGGGGAAGGCAACGATGGAGGAGCTGTTTCCGATGATGATGTGCAGGAGGATGAAGATAATCAGGTCGTGCCGTGGTCTGCAGTTGCAAATACACCTCCTCCGGCTTCAAGTTCATCCAGTAGCGAAGAATCCTCTGATGGCGAAAGAGAGATCTATAAATCGACAAATTTGTTTCCGTTGAAAAGGTTGAGAGAAAATGGTTCAGATCTTCGTTCTCAGGTTGGTTTCCTCGTTTTCTCtttgttatttcattttaaattctttccttttttggATTTGTTAATTAATTTTCATCTATCATTGTTATTTGCAGGACGATCTGGATCTTTCATCTCCTAAACGGAGGTACGGTTACCGTACTGTATTGGCGACTCGGAATAGAgcagaggaggaggaggaggaggcggTTTCTGTTGACTCTATGAGGGTGCTAAAAGACCAACCGATCATCAAATCGGAGGGTACGGTTCAGTTTCAATCCGATTCGAGAGGCGCGGCGAGTACGCAGTCATTAGGTAAAAATTAGAGCTCTGATAAAATCCCGTAACAAATATCCTAAATTCTGTTAGTAATAGTCCAATTTGAGATTTGAGTTGGTTAGGCCTGATATTTCTGATGATCTAACCTATTCTAACGGTAGTCCATGATTGATGGGATTGTTGACCCTTGTAGTAATTAGTTTGTGCTCATCACCTAAGAATTTTACTAGTTTAATCTCTCTCTGTCAGAGATTTTGTAATTCATTTGTGCTTATCATCTAAGATTTTTACTAGTTTGATATCTTTCGAGGTTTTGTAATTCTGAAATTTAACAGTGGTGAATTAGTGCATTATCATCTTAAACAGACGTCGTTCCCAgcgtttttcttcttcttttcccttcAGTTTTAGATTTTATTTGGCGTTCACTTAAGGAATCTGTTGAGCGGCCTGCTCCCTCGCAAGAAGTTTTCAAAGAATCAGTCGGCTAGGTCCTTAAAAACAAAAAGTATTATTGAATTTTTTCTCCGAACTCTGCAAAGAGTCTCAAAGGTTCAAAGGTTCATGGAGTGGGAGTCCTTAGATGGGTGAAGAGAGTACATAGCTAGAAAACACATAGATAATTAATTGATGGAGTCGCGCACGATGCGAATCGAACCATCAATCAACGGTAGCCTTTTCAAGGAGACATGATATCACTTGAGCTAGTTGTACTTTGGTTGGTAGTTTGATTCACATTGTGTGTGACTATCGATTAATTATCTACGCATCTTCTGGTACGTATTTTCTCCACAAATTGAAATGATCTCACTTCGTGAACCCTTGAGGTTGTGCAGAGTTGGGAGACAAAGCCCGGACCATCTCGAGCTCAAGATAATATATTTGATTATTGAGAGCCTAATTTATTACTCATCATAcagcattttaaaaatttctttcaaaagaattaatatcctaaatttcatctaaatttaaatacataatatgTTAACATGTTAtgcataatattaattttatgcataatattaattttaattaaattgatagCCAGTCGATCATATGGAACGTCAACATTTTAGAGTACTTCCAAGTTCCAACTGAAAAGAATCAAAATCCCTCGacccgtttttaattattaacaAGCAAAGCAATAAGATTAGTGCCCACACGGTGACTAGTGTGGGTCATTTTGGTCAAACTTGTAGGATGGGAGATAGGAAGAGGCGAGAAATAAAACCATTGTTTTAGTTGGTGAGAAATGTAGGACTTGTGAGTCATATGGCCTTCGTTTgtgtttatattttgaaatttatgtaGTCTAAGTCTAACTGCTCTAGTTGGTATGCGTGTTTAAGTAGATGTATTCAACATGAGGTAGAAGGAAGATATTTTGTGTTTGTTTAATAATTATCTGGGGCCTCCTTATGGTATGTATGACTTGCAGGCTTCCAGAACCAAGAATTttgatttgaataataaattaagaaaaaaggGTGATGGCCCGCCAGCTCTCACATCAGGTGGGTAGGGAAACTAGAATGTTAGAAACTAACAAAAGTCTGTAATTTCAATTTACAATAGGATAAATCAACCCCCATGAAAAGGATGGATCTGTAATTTCAATTTACAATAGGATAATGAACCCCCATGAAAAGGATGGAATTGGGGGATAATTAGCGGTGGAAAATTGTTGGGGGGAAGTTGTGGTGGGCATATGCATAAGAAAATGTTGTCAACAACAACTGTGCAGATATTTATTATAGGGTCATGGTGTTATGATTTCATCTTAGGATTCTGCTGCTGACCTTGACTTTCCATCATCTTTAAGACAATGACTGACGAAAAGAATAtcgtttttttgttttatttttcatattcaaAATACAATTAACTTGTTGACTACGCTTGGGTCTTGTGTTTTAAGTTTCAATTTTAGACCATTCACTTGGGTGCAAAATCATATTCTAatcaaaagggaaagaaaaaaataataagtaaaactAAAAACAATATTCTATCCCATCAACCTTATGTTAAATTGAAGCTAGTATATGTCGTTTCTCCATCCTAATTTCGCAGGAGTAGTCTAGAACACCTCACCTTTTTTAAATATACAAAATAACAAATTTCTAATCCTATTTGAAGACCTTGGGTAACTTCTTTTTCATCaacaaataattaataaaaaatatattggaGATAATTACATcttgttaaaatttaaaatttactctctatattttaattttaaaataataaattttatacttTTGATTTTATCTAATTGTATTGTTAAAGTCAACTTTAACGTAgtagttaaaaaattaaaataactatTTAGCCCATTCATTATTTTTTAagttctttttaaaaaattactaaatttttttatttattttttatgttctaaataaaaacataaaagtataaattttaaaaatcatgaaaaaatttcttaaattttaaaaatataaaatcattttaaaattttaaacatcttaaaaatataaaaaaatcgaaTTAAAATCCTTAAATGGTAATAAAAGGTGTACATCGATCGGCTCAATCATTTTAGGACGAGCTTAGGCTTATATGTTTAACTTTGGGCTAACCTGAAGTAACTTGTTTTCTTATTTAAAACAATCGAactagaaaaaaatatatcaatactaatttttataattaataaaataatttgttatttattttaaatagagaAATGGTTCATTTGGGTGAAACCAACTCGAAGTCGAGAAACTTTTTTAAATTGTGCCTCAGTCTGGCGTTGCTCATGAACACTTCTAATGGTAATAAAATCTCTCTAAAGTTTGAGCTATTCGTTCAGTTTATATTAAATAATGTTTAACAAGtagatttttaatttattcaattatatatataattaatttaaatttaaatatactgtataaatttttatatactttataattaaatttacataaaaatattttttatctatTATCAATTTgactttaaaaaatatatatattcaagtaTGATTTTATATGAATTAGACAAAGAGGTCAAAGTTTGAAGAGACATTATTGTCATTCATGGAGTGTGTATACGCAAATTTCGAATCAAATATTGACTTGAAAAATTTGAAGTCAATTTATTTAGACAAGAGTATTATCTTTGAAATTTCTTTAATACATTTGATGGAGCTTCAATCCAAAAGTCTATCTAGACTTGGTTTTGAAAGGATATGATTTGTTTCAATGGTTGTCGAGATTTGATGTCGAGTTTAGTGAGATTGCTtgagaatttaatttaatttgattagaTTTAAGGATTTTTTAGACTTGATCTTGAATCGAGATATCTGTTTCAATGGTCATCAAAACTTGATCTTGAAAACGAGTCTGAAGAGAGTTTGGATCCAAGGGTCATCTAGACTTAGGCTTCGTTTGGACGGGCGATTGACTACGGTGAggtgcgtttagcttactttttgtctcacgctacagtatcgttacaatatctaatctcaccgtcaccgctgtttttacactaactgCAGCTAAATGCACCGctcatccaaactcacccttaatCTTGGGTGGTTCAGTTTGCTTCAGGTGTCGTGGTGACTTACTCTTGAAACGAGTTTTAACTTTTTTTCTTCGGTTGAATATTATCAAAAGGAAACTTTCTTCATAAACAAATTTTGACTTCCTTTCCTTGATTAAATTGGAGCGAAAGGCGACTTTTCTTCAAAACTGATATGGAGTTCGTCAAAATCTCTTCAAGTTCTTCAATTCCTTCAGAGATTTTTGCAGAGGATTTTTAAACTTCTTGAACTTGTGGATGTGTAAAATGGCAGTCGGACTGTCAAGTAAAAGAGAGTTCttgtaaaatttaacttattcattaGAGTGTTCTACTTTatctaatattaatttaattaattagagaAAAATAATCCTTAAAGAATATGACTTTTTTATAAAAGAGTTCTAAAAGatttaatttcttaatttatcttttattaattaaattaatttaattagaaataaacaataataatagataatgaatttgaattgatttgaaaTTTCTCCTTCTTTAGAATGAATGatacttttttaaatttttaaatttttcatatttttaaaattttaaagcgtTTTAACTTTTtcccaatttttttaattttattgataatatgaaattttttgaatttttaaaacatttttgtaattgtttatgtatttttaaagagtaaggaccaaataaataaaaaaacgtaAATGTTGAAGGCTAAAAAGTTATTTTACCCTTTTTTATAACAAGCACACCAATGATTCTGATAGCAAAATTGATAGAGGGACCAAAATTGTTAAATTAGAAAACATATAGGGATTCAAATGTCTCAAAATTAAAATACAGGGAGTaaaagtcatatccggttgaaatTCAATTTCAGTATGAGGAATcacgtgtgaaggatctgatctgtaTCGTCTCAatatggatacatggaacacattatgaatcttttcaagttctggaggcaaagctaaccgataagctacggggtcaattctttcaataacctcatacggtccaataaaatttGAGCTCAATTTCCCTTTTCTGCCAAACGGTAatactttcttccatggtgaaacttttaagaACACTTGATCGCCAACTGCAAATTCTATATCTCTTCTTtacaaatctgcatatgatttctgacagtcagaagctgctttcaaactatcccgGATGATTcgaactttttcttcagtttctagGATCAAGTCGACTCCAACTAACTTagattcactcaattcagaccaatacaatggagtcttacatttttttccataaaaagattcaaatggtgccatttttatgctggactgataactattgttgtaagcaaatttaGCCAAAGATAAATACCTTTCCTAGCTATctccaaactcgagtatacaacatctcaacatgtcttctaaaatctgaaccaCTAGTTCTGATTACCCCTCAATCTAAGGATGAAATGCTGTACTGAAATTTAGCTTAGTACCTagggcttcttgtagtttattccaaaacctctatgtaaatctcggatctcaatCTGAAATAATAGATGTTGGAACctcgtgtaatcttacaatctcagacATGTATAATTCTGCTAACATCTCAAGTGAAAAGTctattttaattagaataaaatgTGCTAACTTAGCCAATCTATCCACAAtgacccagattgcatctttctttcttagagTCATAGGtaatccggatacaaagtctatagtGACATGCTcacatttccactcaggaatcatgacAGGTTGCAACAAACCCATTGGTGCCTAATGTTCtattttaacttgctgacaaattagacATTTTGCAACAAACTCACAGATTTCCCATTTTATACTAGGCCACCAATACATCCTTTTTAAATCACAATGTATTTTCATACTACCCGAATGAATAGAATACATGATACTATGAGTTTAagaaagaatatcatttttcaaaCCAGAATTATTCGAAACACAAATTCTGTTGCGATAATATAACATACCGTTATCATCAATGGTATACTCTAAACTCAAATTGTCCCAAACCATCTGTCTTTTCAACACCAATTTCGGGTTATCATCTTGCAACTCCCAAATCCACTGAAGAATCACAGGTTTTGCTCTCAATTCTGCTTATACAAAATCGTCTTCATTAAGAAATAAATGAGCGTTTATCGCTCGAAGTGCAAACAATGACGATTTTCTACTAATTgtatctgcaaccacattagccttttccgggtgataatcaataaccaaatcataatcttttagcaactctaaccactgtctctgtctcaaattcagctttttctgagttatcaaatacttcaaactcttatgatttgTATATACATAACATTTCttaccatataaatagtgtctccaaattttcaaagcaaaaacaattgcagccaattcaagatcatgtgtaagATAATTTCTCTCATGCGATTTTAATTGCCGAGAAGCATAGGCCACTACTTTTTCTGattgcattaatacacaacccaaaccattgaaAAACGCATCATTGTATACAACATACAGAATTCTAGATTCTGGCTGAGTTAAAACTGGAGCCACTGTCAACATCTTCTTCAACTAATCAAAGCTTTGCTGACATTCATCAGACCACACAAATTCAACATTCTTCTATAGTAATCGGGTCATCGGTGAAGCGATCATTGAGAAATTCTTAATAAAATGACAATAGTATACTACTAATCTTAGGAAACTTAGCACTTCTATTATATTCTTTGGaattttccaattcaccactgtAGATACTTTGCTCAGATCCACACGAATCCCTTCAGCTgacacaatatgacccaaaaatcaaaCCACGTGGAGCCAGAATttacatttgctaaactttgcatacaactgtttttctctcaaaatctataatacaATTTTCAAGTGTTGTGCAAGCTCGGATTCTATCTTGGAATGGATTAGTATAtgatcaataaacacaactataaatctatccaaatatggttggaaaattcgattcattaaatccatgaaatagcaggtgcattagtcaaactgaatggcattactaagaactcatAATAACCATACCGAGTTTTGAAAGCAGTCTTcagcacatcacactctttaactctcaactgataatacccaAATCTgaagtctatcttcgaaaatactgcatcacctttcagctgatcaaacaaatcatcaatacatgggaatggatatttgttcttaattGTAACTTTGTTCAattgtctataatcaatgcacagtcTCAAAGATctatctttttttttcaaaaataaaacagGTGCACCCCAAGATGACATACTTGGTTTGGTGAACCCTTTGTCTAATAACTCTTGTAACTATGTCTTCAActtttttaactcggttggtgccattctatacggtgttatgGATATATGAGTTGTTCCCGGAATCACATCAATCACAAATTTAACTTCACGGTCTGGTGGTAAACCTGACAATTCCTTAGGAAACACATCAATAAACTCATTAACCACTAGTAACCATTCTAGCTTAGATTCAAAATCCAGGTATCAAGAATGTAAGCTAAAAATGCCTCATTACCTTTCCGTATTAACCTCTGGGTTGATAAAGTTGAAATAATCCTGACCATTTCTTTCGAATTCTTAGATTCAGCAATAATCATTTCACCTGTTTGATATTTTAGATCAATCCATTTTTctttacaattcactatagcatcatgcttcatcaaccaatccattcccaaaatgacatCAAATTCTCGAAAGGATAGCAACACCAAATCAGCAGGGAATTCACAACCTTTTATTTTCAGTGGACAATCACGACACACTAGATCAACTACCACACTTTGGCCTATTAGATTAGTGACTTGAACATCATAATCAGTAGATTCAACAGACAATTCCTTTTCTGATGCTAATGcaatgcaaacatatgaatgtgtAGACCCAAGGTTAGTCAATGCATATATAGaatcatcaaaaagatagaaaGTACTAGAAATTACATCTGGAGCTGTTGTTTCTTCTCTAGCTCGGATAGCATATGTACGTGCAGGTGTCCAAGCTTCTGACTGAGCAGCTTTATCTCTCACAGTCGAATGGGTAGCCCCAGTGGCACTACTTTGACTTAAGCGTTTACTTCTTTGAGAAGTGACTATTTACTTTTCTTTTTGTTCATCTTCCTCTTTTTGTAGTTGAGGACAATTTTTAATGAAATGATAGTAgctccacatttaaaacaggctccCATTTTGCTTCTGTATTCACCCGGATGATACTTCCCACAGTATTTGCATTTAGGCCTCGGTACATTTTGTACACTACCCATACTAGCTGCAGGTTTAATAGTTACCCCAAATTCTTGCTGAGTTGTCTTGTTCTTGTTAGATCATTCCGGCATTGAAGTGGGTCGACTAaaaatcatctctaaactttttaACCAAAAATGTTGTAAATGAATTGGAGGAGCTTCTCTTATAGGATTCTTTATTTCTTCTTTCCCATTGCATTTTTCTATTGTACAcctcttccatcttttgagcacGATTTGACAGAATAACAAATTCCCGTATCTTTGTGCCCCCAATCATCATTTTGATCTCATTATTTAGCCCTTCCTTAAATCGAATACACATTTCCTCCTCATTTAATACaatatctcgagcatatttgctgaggtATACAAACTCTCTCTCATATTCAGCTACTGACAGATTTCCTTGTCGCAAATCAAAGaattcccttttctttttatCCAAATACCTCTTAccaacatatttctttttaaactcactCTGGAAAAATTCCTAAGTGATTTTCTCTTCTGGTACCACAGCCTCTATAGTCTCCCACCAATTATaagctttttcttttaataaagaaacaacaCATCTCAAATAATCATCTGGGAAACACAccatttctcttaaaactcttaATATATTCTGGAGAACGCTTACTAGATTCAGTTACCAGAGGAGGTGGAGGAGTAACCGGGGGTTCTACATATGCTGCAGTAGGGGGAAGAGG contains:
- the LOC108462878 gene encoding zinc finger protein CONSTANS-LIKE 1-like; its protein translation is MVLFSSLFSIAPRKRNFLKEIGREIFSEKTKEEERAEASLSVFVDQMKSCELCDLAARTYCESDQASLCWDCDAKVHGANFLVARHVRCLLCHACQSLTPWRAAGSKLGHTVSVCESCVDGGDREDTEAENDDEDGEGNDGGAVSDDDVQEDEDNQVVPWSAVANTPPPASSSSSSEESSDGEREIYKSTNLFPLKRLRENGSDLRSQDDLDLSSPKRRYGYRTVLATRNRAEEEEEEAVSVDSMRVLKDQPIIKSEGTVQFQSDSRGAASTQSLGKN